From the Manis javanica isolate MJ-LG chromosome 13, MJ_LKY, whole genome shotgun sequence genome, one window contains:
- the TBP gene encoding TATA-box-binding protein: MDQNNSLPPYAQGLASPQGAMTPGIPIFSPMMPYGTGLTPQPVQNANSLSILEEQQRQQQAAAQQATSQQATQGASGQTPQLFHSQTLTTAPLPGTTPLYPSPMTPMTPITPATPASESSGIVPQLQNIVSTVNLGCKLDLKTIALRARNAEYNPKRFAAVIMRIREPRTTALIFSSGKMVCTGAKSEEQSRLAARKYARVVQKLGFPAKFLDFKIQNMVGSCDVKFPIRLEGLVLTHQQFSSYEPELFPGLIYRMIKPRIVLLIFVSGKVVLTGAKVRAEIYEAFENIYPILKGFRKTT; this comes from the exons GGCGCCATGACTCCTGGAATCCCTATCTTCAGTCCGATGATGCCATATGGTACAGGACTGACTCCACAGCCTGTTCAGAATGCCAACAGTCTGTCCATCCTGGAGGAGCAGCAGAGACAGCAGCAGGCAGCAGCTCAGCAGGCGACATCCCAGCAGGCGACACAGGGGGCCTCAGGCCAGACCCCGCAGCTCTtccactcacagactctcacaaCCGCACCCTTGCCGGGCACCACGCCTCTGTATCCTTCCCCCATGACCCCCATGACCCCCATTACCCCTGCCACGCCGGCCTCAGAGAGCTCTGGGATTGTGCCGCAGCTGCA AAATATCGTATCCACAGTGAATCTTGGCTGTAAACTTGACCTAAAGACCATTGCACTTCGTGCCCGAAATGCTGAATATAATCCCAAG CGGTTTGCTGCTGTCATCATGAGAATCAGAGAGCCCCGGACCACTGCACTGATATTCAGTTCTGGGAAAATGGTATGCACAGGAGCCAAGAG TGAAGAACAGTCCAGACTAGCTGCAAGAAAATATGCTAGAGTTGTACAAAAGTTGGGTTTTCCAGCTAAGTTCTTAGACTTCAAGATCCAGAACATGGTGGGGAGCTGTGATGTGAAGTTCCCCATAAGGTTAGAAGGTCTTGTGCTGACCCACCAACAGTTCAGTAG TTATGAGCCAGAGTTATTTCCTGGTTTAATCTACAGAATGATCAAACCCAGAATTGTTctccttatttttgtttctggaaaAGTGGTATTAACAG GTGCTAAAGTCAGGGCAGAGATTTATGAAGCATTTGAAAACATCTACCCAATTCTGAAGGGTTTCAGGAAGACGACGTAA
- the PDCD2 gene encoding programmed cell death protein 2: MAAARGGPVELGFAEAAPAWRLRSEQFPSKVGGRPAWLGAAGLPGPKELACALCGRPLAFLLQLYAPVPSRADAFHRGLFVFCCRAPPCCAGLRVFRNQLPRKNDFYSYEPPSEDPPPATESVCLQLKSGAHLCRVCGCLGPKACSRCHKAHYCSREHQILDWRLGHKQACTESDNLDSTVPDHNFLFPEFEIVIETEDEVKPEAVEEDDSEISGSMDEAPEEELDSTAKHESREDKIFQKFKSKVALEPEQILRYGRGIAPIWISGQNVPQEKDIPDCPCGAKRIFEFQVMPQLLGYLKADTLGRSVDWGVLAIFTCAESCGLGTGYTEEFVWKQDVADTP; encoded by the exons ATGGCGGCCGCCCGCGGCGGGCCGGTGGAGCTGGGCTTCGCGGAGGCGGCGCCCGCGTGGCGGCTGCGCAGCGAGCAGTTCCCCAGCAAGGTGGGCGGGCGGCCGGCGTGGCTGGGCGCAGCCGGGTTGCCGGGGCCCAAGGAGTTGGCCTGCGCGCTGTGCGGCCGCCCGCTGGCCTTCCTGCTGCAGCTGTACGCGCCGGTGCCCAGCCGCGCCGACGCCTTCCACCGCGGCCTCTTCGTCTTCTGCTGTCGGGCGCCGCCGTGCTGCGCCGGTCTGCGCG TTTTTAGAAATCAGCTACCCAGGAAAAATGACTTTTACTCCTATGAGCCACCTTCTGAGGATCCTCCCCCAGCGACAGAATCTGTGTGCCTACAGCTCAAGTCTGGCGCTCACCTTTGCCGAGTTTGTGGCTGTTTAGGTCCCAAAGCATGTTCCAGGTGTCACAAGGCACATTACTGCAGTAGGGAGCATCAGATTCTAGACTGGAGATTGGGACATAAGCAGGCTTGTACAGAATCTG ACAATCTGGACAGCACAGTTCCAGACCACAACTTCCTTTTTCCAGAATTTGAGATCGTAATAGAAACAGAAGATGAAGTTAAACCTGAAGCTGTGGAAGAAGACGACTCAGAGATTTCAGGGAGCATGG ATGAAGCACCTGAGGAGGAATTGGATTCCACTGCAAAACATGAATCCAGGGAAGAtaaaattttccagaaatttaaaagtaaagtaGCCCTTGAGCCAGAACAG ATTCTCAGATATGGCAGAGGGATTGCACCCATCTGGATCTCTGGTCAAAATGTCCCTCAAGAAAAGGATATTCCAGATTGCCCCTGTGGTGCCAAAAGAATATTTGAATTCCAG GTGATGCCTCAGCTGCTCGGCTATCTGAAGGCTGACACACTGGGGAGGAGTGTCGACTGGGGTGTCCTGGCCATCTTCACCTGTGCTGAAAGCTGTGGGCTGGGCACAGGCTACACGGAGGAGTTTGTTTGGAAGCAGGATGTAGCAGACACACCCTGA